The Flavobacterium sp. 123 genome contains a region encoding:
- a CDS encoding FimB/Mfa2 family fimbrial subunit, with the protein MKNILKFSLLLVVTMTSMSSYAIDGDFLLNVKKGKGNEISFSMNEIKKVNVSIYDDEKNLIFTEIAKGEKGILRTYNLDELPAGTYYLVVENELKSVKHEIIIAEEKSILTTKVISEVYKPAMKNKNVANVN; encoded by the coding sequence ATGAAAAACATTTTAAAATTTAGTTTATTGTTGGTAGTAACAATGACTAGTATGAGTTCGTATGCAATCGATGGCGATTTTTTACTTAATGTAAAAAAAGGTAAAGGAAATGAAATTAGCTTTTCTATGAATGAAATCAAAAAAGTTAATGTATCTATTTATGATGATGAAAAAAACTTAATCTTCACTGAAATAGCAAAAGGTGAAAAAGGGATTTTGAGAACTTATAACTTAGATGAACTTCCTGCTGGAACGTACTATTTAGTTGTAGAAAACGAGCTAAAAAGTGTAAAACATGAAATCATTATTGCTGAAGAAAAGTCAATTTTGACTACAAAAGTAATTTCAGAAGTTTACAAACCGGCTATGAAAAATAAAAATGTAGCCAATGTTAATTAG
- a CDS encoding methylmalonyl-CoA mutase family protein, with translation MEHIKPYIPTNKVRIVTAAALFDGHDAAINIMRRIIQSTGVEVIHLGHDRSVEEVVNTAIQEDANAIAITSYQGGHNEYFKYMYDLLQEKGAGQIKIFGGGGGVILPSEIAALQTYGITRIYSPDDGRAMGLQGMINDLVEKSSPNPSEGRELGKDIINPNTDASALIKLGNAGVLKSLEEKNVNTIARLISLAENNPDDFHKVFSPQIKDNNANSSPSGRLGGDTPVLGITGTGGAGKSSLVDELVRRFLIDFPEKTIGIISVDPSKRKTGGALLGDRIRMNAINSPRVYMRSLATRQSNLALSKYVADAIQVIKAAKYDIIILETSGIGQSDTEIMDHSDVSLYVMTPEFGAATQLEKIDMLDFADLVAINKFDKRGSLDALRDVKKQYQRNHNLWDADLDTLPVFGTIASQFNDPGMNTLYKAIMDKIQEKTNSDLKSTFQITREMSEKIFVIPPHRTRYLSEIAENNRKYDVTALSQEQVAQKLYGIFKTIESVAKKNPELNKTGINDDSVLPTALEAEKSGATEDKIFLNLLLNQFDKVKMDLDPYNWEIILTWNEKVNKYKNPVYTFKVRDREIKMATHTESLSHSQIPKIALPKYQAWGDILRWCLQENVPGEFPFTAGLYPFKREGEDPSRMFAGEGGPERTNKRFHYVSAGLPAKRLSTAFDSVTLYGNDPHLRPDIYGKIGNAGVSICCLDDAKKLYSGFDLVHAMTSVSMTINGSAPMLLGFFMNAAIDQQCEFYIKENNLEAGVTKKINAIYSKKGVERPHYQGDLPEGNNGLGLMLLGVTGDQVLPLDIYNEIKARTLSQVRGTVQADILKEDQAQNTCIFSTEFALRLMGDVQEYFITNNVRNFYSVSISGYHIAEAGANPITQLAFTLSNGFTYVEYYLSRGMNINDFGPNLSFFFSNGVDPEYAVIGRVARKIWAKAMKNKYGANERAQMLKYHIQTSGRSLHAQEIDFNDIRTTLQALYAIYDNCNSLHTNAYDEAITTPTEESVRRAMAIQLIINKELGLAKNENPIQGSFIIEELTDLVEAAVLEEFDRITERGGVLGAMETMYQRSKIQEESLYYETLKHTGEFPIIGVNMFLSSKGSPTIIPAEVIRATEEEKQYQIKMLNNLHKANTDKVKEQLDSIQEAAIKNENLFERLMEATKVCSLGQITTALFEVGGQYRRNM, from the coding sequence ATGGAACATATAAAACCGTATATACCCACTAATAAAGTAAGAATTGTTACTGCTGCCGCACTTTTTGATGGCCATGATGCAGCCATAAATATCATGCGTAGAATCATTCAATCTACAGGTGTTGAGGTGATTCATTTAGGTCATGATAGAAGCGTGGAAGAAGTTGTAAACACTGCTATTCAAGAAGATGCTAATGCAATTGCAATAACATCATATCAAGGCGGTCACAACGAATATTTTAAATATATGTACGACTTGCTTCAAGAAAAAGGAGCTGGACAAATTAAGATATTTGGAGGTGGTGGTGGAGTAATCCTACCTTCTGAAATAGCAGCATTACAAACTTATGGAATCACAAGAATTTATTCTCCTGATGATGGTCGTGCCATGGGTTTACAAGGAATGATAAATGATTTAGTGGAGAAATCCTCCCCCAACCCCTCCGAAGGAAGGGAGCTAGGAAAGGATATAATAAATCCTAACACTGATGCCTCTGCTTTGATAAAGCTAGGAAATGCAGGTGTTTTAAAAAGTCTTGAAGAGAAAAATGTAAACACAATCGCTAGATTAATTTCACTTGCGGAAAATAATCCTGATGATTTTCATAAAGTTTTTAGTCCTCAAATAAAGGATAATAATGCTAACTCCTCCCCTTCGGGGAGGTTGGGAGGGGATACTCCTGTCCTTGGAATTACAGGAACGGGTGGTGCAGGAAAATCATCTTTGGTAGACGAATTAGTGCGTCGTTTTTTAATTGATTTTCCAGAAAAAACCATCGGAATAATTTCTGTTGATCCATCAAAACGTAAAACGGGTGGGGCACTTCTAGGAGATAGAATTAGGATGAATGCCATCAATAGTCCTCGTGTTTATATGCGTTCATTGGCTACACGCCAATCCAATTTAGCTTTGTCAAAATATGTTGCTGATGCTATTCAAGTGATTAAAGCAGCTAAATATGATATCATCATCTTGGAGACTTCTGGAATCGGGCAATCTGATACGGAAATTATGGACCATTCGGATGTTTCTTTATATGTAATGACACCAGAATTTGGTGCCGCAACTCAATTAGAGAAAATCGATATGCTCGATTTTGCCGACTTAGTAGCGATAAATAAATTTGACAAACGTGGTTCTCTTGATGCGTTAAGAGACGTGAAAAAACAATACCAACGCAACCACAATCTTTGGGATGCAGATTTAGATACACTTCCAGTTTTTGGGACAATTGCTTCGCAGTTCAATGATCCTGGAATGAATACGCTTTACAAAGCGATTATGGATAAAATCCAGGAGAAAACAAATTCTGATTTGAAATCAACATTCCAAATCACGCGTGAAATGAGCGAGAAGATTTTTGTTATTCCGCCACACAGAACGCGTTACTTATCTGAAATTGCCGAAAACAACAGAAAATATGATGTTACGGCTCTTAGCCAAGAACAAGTTGCTCAAAAATTATACGGAATTTTTAAAACGATTGAATCGGTTGCTAAAAAAAATCCCGAATTGAACAAAACTGGAATTAATGACGATTCGGTTTTGCCAACTGCTTTAGAAGCTGAAAAATCGGGTGCCACTGAAGATAAAATATTTTTGAATCTTTTGCTGAACCAGTTTGATAAAGTAAAAATGGATTTGGATCCTTACAACTGGGAAATTATTTTGACTTGGAATGAAAAAGTAAATAAATACAAAAATCCAGTTTATACATTCAAAGTTCGCGACAGAGAAATAAAAATGGCTACACATACGGAGTCGCTTTCACATTCTCAAATTCCGAAAATAGCGTTACCAAAGTATCAAGCTTGGGGCGATATTCTGCGTTGGTGCTTACAGGAAAATGTTCCTGGAGAATTTCCTTTTACTGCAGGTTTGTATCCATTTAAACGAGAAGGTGAAGATCCATCACGAATGTTTGCAGGTGAAGGAGGACCAGAAAGAACTAACAAGCGTTTTCATTATGTAAGTGCAGGATTGCCCGCAAAGCGATTGTCAACAGCTTTTGATAGTGTTACTTTGTATGGAAATGATCCACATTTACGCCCTGATATTTATGGAAAAATAGGAAATGCAGGAGTTTCGATTTGTTGTTTAGATGATGCTAAGAAATTATATTCTGGTTTTGATTTGGTTCATGCTATGACATCGGTGAGTATGACAATTAATGGTTCAGCTCCAATGTTGTTAGGGTTTTTTATGAATGCAGCAATTGATCAACAATGTGAGTTTTACATCAAAGAAAATAATCTTGAAGCTGGAGTTACCAAAAAAATCAATGCTATTTATTCTAAAAAAGGAGTTGAAAGACCACATTACCAGGGAGATTTACCCGAAGGGAATAATGGTTTAGGGTTGATGCTTTTGGGCGTGACAGGAGATCAAGTTTTGCCTTTGGATATTTATAATGAAATTAAAGCCAGAACGCTGTCCCAAGTTCGAGGAACAGTTCAAGCTGATATTTTGAAAGAAGATCAAGCGCAAAATACCTGTATTTTCTCTACGGAATTTGCGTTGCGATTAATGGGCGATGTGCAGGAATATTTTATTACTAATAATGTAAGGAATTTTTATTCGGTTTCTATTTCAGGCTATCATATTGCTGAGGCAGGAGCAAATCCAATCACACAATTGGCTTTCACACTTTCTAATGGATTTACTTACGTAGAATATTATTTGAGTCGTGGAATGAATATTAATGATTTTGGACCCAATTTATCCTTCTTCTTTTCGAATGGTGTTGATCCTGAATATGCTGTTATTGGTCGTGTAGCTCGTAAAATTTGGGCGAAAGCCATGAAAAATAAATACGGTGCTAACGAACGTGCTCAAATGCTTAAATACCATATTCAGACATCAGGCCGTTCCCTTCATGCGCAAGAAATTGATTTCAATGACATTCGTACCACTTTACAGGCTTTGTACGCTATTTATGACAATTGTAATTCCTTGCATACCAATGCATATGATGAAGCAATTACAACACCTACAGAAGAATCTGTGCGACGAGCAATGGCGATTCAATTGATAATCAATAAAGAATTAGGACTTGCTAAAAATGAAAATCCAATTCAAGGTTCGTTTATCATAGAAGAATTAACAGATTTAGTTGAAGCGGCTGTTTTAGAAGAATTTGACAGAATAACCGAGCGTGGTGGTGTGCTTGGCGCTATGGAAACGATGTATCAACGAAGTAAAATTCAGGAAGAAAGTTTGTATTATGAGACTTTGAAACATACCGGTGAGTTTCCAATTATCGGAGTGAATATGTTCTTAAGTTCTAAAGGTTCACCAACAATTATTCCTGCGGAAGTGATTCGTGCCACTGAAGAAGAAAAACAATACCAAATTAAAATGCTGAATAATTTACATAAAGCCAATACAGATAAAGTAAAAGAACAATTAGATTCAATTCAAGAAGCTGCTATCAAAAATGAAAATTTATTTGAGCGCTTAATGGAAGCAACAAAAGTGTGTTCTTTAGGTCAAATTACCACTGCTTTATTTGAAGTTGGAGGTCAATATAGACGAAATATGTAA
- a CDS encoding DUF4197 domain-containing protein, which translates to MKKILILVVAVSLSSCAEMQQVLNQLPQKQGIGGVDIAGGLREALNNGISKQVTKLTAVDGFYKNEAVKILLPEELRKVDSGLRKMGLSALADEGLKVLNRAAEDAVKESTPIFVDAVRNITFTDAKTILMGNENSATTYLQNSTSTALYGKFNPVIKNSFNKVGADKVWTNIITKYNSIPLVNKVNPDLTDYVTNQAMNGVFKMIAVEEKNIRTNLSSRTSVLLQKVFAMQDKI; encoded by the coding sequence ATGAAAAAAATTTTAATTTTGGTAGTCGCAGTCTCCCTTTCAAGTTGTGCAGAAATGCAACAAGTTCTTAATCAATTACCGCAAAAACAAGGAATTGGAGGGGTTGATATTGCTGGAGGACTGAGAGAAGCATTGAATAATGGCATTTCAAAACAGGTAACAAAATTGACCGCTGTAGACGGCTTTTACAAAAATGAAGCTGTAAAAATTTTATTACCAGAAGAATTAAGAAAAGTAGATTCTGGTTTGAGAAAAATGGGTTTGAGTGCATTGGCCGATGAAGGTTTAAAAGTATTAAACCGTGCTGCCGAAGATGCCGTTAAAGAATCTACTCCTATATTTGTTGATGCGGTAAGAAACATAACTTTTACAGATGCCAAAACCATTTTGATGGGTAATGAAAATTCAGCGACTACCTATTTGCAAAATAGTACTTCAACTGCGCTATACGGGAAATTTAATCCTGTAATTAAAAATTCATTTAATAAAGTTGGAGCCGATAAAGTTTGGACTAACATTATAACAAAATACAACAGCATTCCATTAGTAAATAAAGTAAACCCTGATTTAACTGATTATGTTACCAATCAAGCGATGAATGGCGTTTTCAAAATGATTGCAGTGGAAGAAAAAAACATCCGAACAAATTTAAGTTCAAGAACATCCGTTTTATTGCAAAAAGTTTTTGCGATGCAGGATAAAATCTAA
- the purU gene encoding formyltetrahydrofolate deformylase — MQKITILIHCEDQKAIISSVTNYIASIDGNIIYLDQHVDADENVFFMRLECEFSAKNWDIEAIKTDFQANLATPFNMSWEIYTQDEKPKMALFISKYDHCLYDILGRYSAGELPLEIPLIISNHEDLKSVAERFSIPFHYVPFTKEIKIEGEQKQMDLLKQYKIDFIVLARYMQIITPNLIAKYKNQIINIHHSFLPAFPGAKPYHSAFKRGVKIIGATSHYVTEGLDEGPIIEQDIARVSHSHSIEDFIMKGRDLERMVLARAIKLHAERKTMVYNNKTVVFS; from the coding sequence ATGCAAAAAATTACCATACTTATACATTGCGAAGACCAAAAAGCAATTATTTCCTCTGTTACCAATTACATTGCCTCTATTGATGGTAATATTATTTATCTAGACCAACATGTTGATGCTGATGAAAATGTATTTTTCATGCGTTTGGAATGTGAGTTCAGTGCAAAAAATTGGGATATTGAAGCCATAAAAACTGATTTTCAAGCTAATTTAGCCACTCCATTTAATATGTCTTGGGAAATATATACCCAAGACGAAAAACCAAAAATGGCTTTGTTTATTTCTAAATATGACCATTGTTTATATGATATTTTAGGACGCTATAGCGCTGGAGAATTACCTCTCGAAATCCCTTTAATCATAAGCAATCATGAAGATTTAAAATCAGTTGCCGAACGTTTTTCCATTCCTTTTCATTATGTTCCTTTTACGAAAGAAATAAAAATTGAAGGAGAACAAAAGCAGATGGATTTGTTGAAGCAATATAAAATTGACTTCATCGTTTTAGCACGCTATATGCAAATTATTACACCTAATTTGATTGCAAAATACAAGAATCAAATTATTAATATTCATCATTCCTTTCTACCTGCATTTCCTGGAGCAAAACCATACCATTCTGCTTTTAAACGTGGCGTAAAAATTATTGGTGCCACCAGCCACTATGTAACGGAAGGATTAGATGAAGGTCCAATTATCGAGCAAGATATTGCCCGAGTTTCACACAGCCATTCTATAGAAGATTTTATTATGAAAGGACGTGATTTAGAACGCATGGTTTTGGCAAGAGCCATAAAATTGCATGCGGAAAGAAAAACAATGGTTTACAATAATAAAACTGTGGTGTTTTCATAA
- a CDS encoding catalase — MKSHNKLTTASGRPFVENENSQSIGPRGPLLLQDYILHEKMAHFNRERIPERVVHAKGSGAFGTFTVTHDITKYTKAKVFSGIGKETKVLLRFSTVGGEKGSADTERDPRGFAIKFYTEDGNWDLVGNNTPVFFIKDPKKFGDFIHTQKRDPYTNMKSPTMMWDYWSLNPESLHQVLILMSDRGTPYGYRHMNGYGSHTFSMINNANERFYVKFHFKTAQGIKNFTNEEAAQMKAHDMDFSQRDLIENIDAGNFPKWNLKIQVMTEAQANSQEYYFNPFDLTKVWPHADFPLIDVGVLELNQNPHNYFQDIEQAAFAPAHIVNGIGYSPDKMLQGRLLSYPDAHRYRLGANYEQIPVNRCPFATNNYQRDGQMRIDGNGGENPNYYPNSFDDMKIDPAYKEPPLEVQSTIADWYDRNCEGENDHYTQPGNLFKIMTPKQQENTVHNIISAMSGIEGPKKSEIINRQLCHWYRVDGRLGAAVADGLGVDVDMLER; from the coding sequence ATGAAATCACATAATAAACTTACAACGGCGTCTGGAAGACCTTTTGTAGAAAATGAAAATTCACAATCAATAGGTCCGCGAGGTCCATTGTTGCTTCAAGATTATATTCTTCACGAAAAAATGGCCCATTTCAACAGGGAGCGTATTCCAGAAAGAGTGGTTCATGCAAAAGGTTCTGGAGCGTTTGGAACTTTTACAGTAACCCATGATATTACTAAATATACGAAAGCAAAAGTCTTTTCAGGAATAGGTAAGGAAACTAAAGTATTGCTTCGGTTTTCGACTGTTGGTGGAGAAAAAGGTTCGGCAGATACAGAACGTGATCCTAGGGGATTTGCTATAAAATTTTATACAGAAGATGGGAATTGGGATTTAGTAGGTAACAATACGCCAGTTTTCTTTATAAAAGATCCAAAAAAGTTTGGCGATTTTATTCATACTCAAAAACGAGATCCTTATACGAATATGAAGTCACCAACAATGATGTGGGATTATTGGTCACTAAATCCAGAAAGTTTGCATCAAGTTTTGATACTAATGTCGGATAGAGGAACTCCTTATGGATATCGTCATATGAATGGATATGGAAGTCATACTTTTTCGATGATTAATAATGCCAACGAACGTTTTTATGTGAAATTTCATTTTAAAACGGCGCAAGGGATTAAGAATTTTACTAATGAAGAAGCAGCCCAAATGAAAGCGCATGATATGGACTTTTCACAACGTGATTTGATTGAAAATATCGATGCTGGTAATTTTCCAAAATGGAATCTTAAGATTCAAGTAATGACTGAGGCACAAGCAAATTCTCAAGAATACTATTTTAATCCATTTGATTTAACAAAAGTCTGGCCTCATGCTGATTTTCCTTTAATTGATGTTGGGGTTTTAGAACTCAATCAAAATCCTCATAACTATTTTCAAGATATTGAGCAAGCAGCTTTTGCGCCAGCACATATTGTAAATGGTATTGGCTATTCGCCTGATAAAATGTTGCAAGGTCGTTTGCTTTCCTATCCTGATGCGCATCGGTATCGGTTGGGTGCAAATTATGAGCAGATTCCTGTAAATCGCTGTCCATTTGCAACTAATAATTATCAAAGAGACGGTCAAATGAGAATAGACGGAAATGGTGGCGAAAATCCAAATTATTATCCAAATAGTTTTGATGATATGAAAATCGATCCAGCGTACAAAGAACCACCATTAGAAGTACAAAGTACCATTGCGGATTGGTATGATAGAAACTGTGAAGGCGAAAATGATCATTATACCCAACCTGGGAATTTATTCAAAATAATGACTCCAAAACAACAAGAAAATACTGTACACAATATTATTAGCGCTATGTCAGGAATAGAAGGTCCTAAAAAATCTGAAATTATCAACCGACAATTGTGTCATTGGTATAGAGTTGATGGAAGATTAGGTGCCGCAGTTGCTGATGGACTGGGTGTAGATGTTGATATGTTAGAACGATAG
- a CDS encoding alpha/beta fold hydrolase translates to MINYTIYKNETSTQWVTFVHGAGGSSSIWFKQIRDFQKQYNVLLLDLRGHGNSKTTIKTAFKQKYTFAALSHDILEVLDFLKIEKSHFVGISLGTILIRQLAEMYPERVQSMILGGAILKMNFRSQVLMRLGNMFKYVLPYLVLYRFFAFVIMPKKSHKQSRLLFINEAKKLYQKEFIKWFKLTAEINPVLKWFRQVELSIPTLYVMGEEDYMFLPSVRKVVESHYRSSQLFVIANCGHVVNVEQPLAFNSAVLSFINTTK, encoded by the coding sequence ATGATTAATTACACCATTTATAAAAATGAAACCAGCACACAATGGGTAACTTTTGTGCATGGTGCAGGTGGTAGTTCTTCTATTTGGTTTAAACAAATTCGGGATTTTCAGAAACAATATAATGTTCTCCTTTTAGATTTAAGAGGACATGGAAATTCGAAAACAACAATAAAAACAGCTTTTAAACAAAAATATACCTTTGCTGCATTATCGCATGATATTTTGGAGGTTTTAGATTTTTTGAAGATAGAAAAATCACATTTTGTTGGAATTTCTTTAGGAACAATTCTAATTAGACAATTAGCAGAAATGTATCCGGAGCGCGTTCAAAGCATGATTTTAGGAGGAGCAATTCTTAAAATGAATTTTCGTTCTCAGGTATTAATGAGACTAGGCAACATGTTCAAGTATGTGCTGCCGTATTTAGTTTTGTATCGATTTTTTGCTTTTGTAATAATGCCTAAAAAAAGCCATAAACAATCTAGGTTGCTTTTTATAAATGAAGCGAAGAAATTATACCAAAAAGAATTTATAAAATGGTTTAAACTAACTGCCGAAATTAATCCAGTGCTGAAATGGTTTAGACAAGTAGAATTAAGTATTCCTACTTTATACGTAATGGGCGAGGAAGATTATATGTTTTTACCCTCTGTTCGTAAAGTAGTTGAAAGCCATTATCGTTCCTCTCAATTATTTGTTATTGCTAATTGTGGACACGTTGTAAACGTTGAACAGCCACTGGCATTTAACTCCGCAGTACTGTCTTTTATAAATACTACAAAATAA